A window from Montipora capricornis isolate CH-2021 chromosome 7, ASM3666992v2, whole genome shotgun sequence encodes these proteins:
- the LOC138057596 gene encoding allatostatin-A receptor-like — protein MVDYSSARFILLMVSIPFFMIGFLGNVLVVRIVHKTREMHSVTNYLLANLAVKLLPKFDCRLMELTYLIVPVSSFTLMVLAIERYHALLKPFRTVLRLKQENVKRTIAIIWISSVLTSLPKAIMESKFNDALDSCLPSSEVYFFMWSSMVGYIPLAVFLYCYGSLIKGIYFDKTICASPADRQEDRACEKKKLVITFMLATAGFVVGYGPGITFYSLFVIGATQGNYFSVLSPVIDFIFLCSLCLNPFLYAFRSTNFRQGFKRILFCRLPQTQNEMLQQP, from the exons ATGGTCGACTATAGTAGCGCGCGGTTTATTCTGTTAATGGTcagcattccattttttatGATCGGATTTCTTGGAAATGTCCTGGTTGTCAGAATCGTTCACAAAACACGAGAAATGCATTCAGTCACGAACTATCTCTTAGCAAACTTGGCTGTCA AGCTCTTACCGAAGTTTGATTGTAGGTTGATGGAGTTGACGTATTTAATCGTCCCCGTTTCCTCCTTCACCTTAATGGTTCTAGCAATTGAAAGGTACCATGCCTTGTTAAAGCCATTTAGAACAGTCTTACGCTTAAAacaagagaatgtgaaaagaACTATCGCAATTATTTGGATCTCAAGCGTTCTTACTTCCCTGCCGAAGGCGATCATGGAGTCGAAATTCAATGATGCTCTCGATTCCTGCCTTCCATCAAGCGAAGTGTACTTTTTTATGTGGTCTTCAATGGTCGGGTACATTCCCTTAGcggtttttctttattgttatggATCCCTGATCAAAGGAATCTACTTTGACAAAACAATCTGTGCTTCGCCCGCAGACAGACAAGAAGACAGAGcatgtgaaaaaaagaaacttgtaaTAACATTTATGCTTGCAACTGCAGGTTTTGTAGTCGGTTACGGACCAGGAATTACCTTTTACTCCCTCTTTGTTATCGGAGCTACTCAAGGAAATTACTTTTCTGTCCTTTCGCCCGTAATAGACTTCATTTTCTTGTGTAGCTTGTGTTTGAATCCCTTTTTATATGCTTTTCGCAGTACGAACTTTCGACAAGGATTTAAACGAATACTATTCTGTAGACTTCCACAAACCCAGAACGAGATGTTGCAACAGCCGTAA